The Methanothermobacter sp. sequence TAAAAAGCTTGACAGGTTCAATAATAGGAGGATAGAAAATGCAGAATATTTAACAGAAAATCTTGAAGACTTTGATCATATCATAACCCCATATGTTATGGATGATGTGAAGCATGTCTTCCACCAGTACACTGTAAGGGTTGAAAACAGGGAAAAATGGATAGAACATTTTAAAAGTGAGGGTATAGGGACTGGAGTGTATTATCCGAAGCCAATCTATCGTCAACCATTATATGAAAATCTTGGTTTGGAGTTTAGTTGTCCAGAGGCTGAGAAGGCATCTGAGGAGGTATTGTCATTGCCAGTGCATCCTAGCTTGGGCGTGGAGGAACTTGATAGGATAATTGATGCGGTTAAGAATTTCCAAGTTTAGAGTTTGCTCTTCACAGAGGCTATCTTATCTTTTAGAGTTTTTTCAACATCTCTCCTATCATCTATTTTGACTGTGGTGTACACCCTACTACAATCTAACTTGAATACGGCTTCATGGGCTGCTCTTATAGCATCTAGGATATCCTCAAGGTTTTCGGCTTCTATCTGCGTCCCCATACCGGATATTTCATATCTAATATTCTTCTCTTCCATTGCTTTTATCGCGGCAGCTATGTATTCACTTAAACTTGTATCCCCAGTCCCTATGGGGATTATAGTTAATTCTGCTGTTATCAATCACAATCCCCCCTACCTTAATGTTATAGTAGGCATATAATATTATTATTATGGGAAAAGCAAATTTTAACATGAAATTAGAAGAGAGAATCAAGGAACTTATAATAGATTATAAGCTCATAGAGGATGGAGAATTAGTAGCCGTGGCCCTTTCAGGTGGAAAGGATAGTCTACTTGTATTACACGTTTTAGCTGCTCTTAGAGATGATTTTGGTTTTGATATCGTCGCCATAGCAGTTGATGAGGGTATAAAAGATTATAGGGAGAAGAGTTTAGAGGCTGCACGTTACAATACGAAACTTTTAGGCGTTGAATTGGTTGAAAAATCCTTTAAAGATGAATTCAATTTTTCATTGGATGAGGTTTATGGGATTTTTAAGAGTCCTTGTATACCTTGTGGGGTTTTCCGGAGGAATATACTGAATAGGGCTGCCCGCAGCCTAGGAGCTGATAAAATAGCTACTGGACATAACATGGATGATGAAATACAATCATTTATGATGAGCCTAATTAGGGGTGATACGCGCAAATTTTCCAAGTTCGGCCCTAAATTGGAGGTGATCCATCCTAGGCTTATACCTAGGATAAAACCTCTATGGAATACGAGTGAAAAAGAAACCAGAAAATGGGCCATCATTAATAATATTAGGG is a genomic window containing:
- a CDS encoding MTH1187 family thiamine-binding protein, yielding MITAELTIIPIGTGDTSLSEYIAAAIKAMEEKNIRYEISGMGTQIEAENLEDILDAIRAAHEAVFKLDCSRVYTTVKIDDRRDVEKTLKDKIASVKSKL
- a CDS encoding TIGR00269 family protein; this encodes MIIMGKANFNMKLEERIKELIIDYKLIEDGELVAVALSGGKDSLLVLHVLAALRDDFGFDIVAIAVDEGIKDYREKSLEAARYNTKLLGVELVEKSFKDEFNFSLDEVYGIFKSPCIPCGVFRRNILNRAARSLGADKIATGHNMDDEIQSFMMSLIRGDTRKFSKFGPKLEVIHPRLIPRIKPLWNTSEKETRKWAIINNIRVHLEDCPYSSLSLRSRVKRFLNRIESKRPGTKDSIMESFIKTFKMEQGEVELFECEVCGEPASMETCKACELLSVIRGSL